A stretch of Microbacterium sp. 4R-513 DNA encodes these proteins:
- the yidC gene encoding membrane protein insertase YidC: protein MLAASTPAPQAASGGFDLIGTILWPLKWLVELVLVAWHALFTFIGLPAADGITWVLSIIGLVIVVRSAMIPLFVKQIKSQRKMMEIAPELRKVQEKYKGKKDQLSREAMSRETMALYKKHGTTPVSSCLPLLVQMPVFFALFSVLNDVSKHAKAGTGGVGLLTPELTQEFYNAKLFGVASLHESLVGAWQTQAPGWQATVAILLTLVVLMIASQFFTQLQIISKNLSPEAKTGQAYQMQKVMLYVLPFAFVFSGVFFPLGVVIYWFVSNLWTMGQQFLVIREMPTPGSEAAKAREERLARKGKAIDSSGKVVPIEKYQAEQQRLLEEAERARAAAPKRQQPVSKQRAKKQGQKGGSPTAGPGGPASGGASGKQPGTANT, encoded by the coding sequence CTGCTAGCCGCCAGCACCCCCGCGCCTCAGGCCGCGAGCGGGGGCTTCGACCTGATCGGCACCATCCTCTGGCCGCTGAAGTGGCTCGTCGAACTCGTGCTCGTCGCATGGCACGCGCTTTTCACCTTCATCGGCCTGCCGGCCGCTGACGGCATCACCTGGGTGCTGTCGATCATCGGCCTGGTGATCGTCGTCCGCTCCGCCATGATTCCGCTCTTCGTGAAGCAGATCAAGAGCCAGCGGAAGATGATGGAAATCGCCCCTGAACTGCGGAAAGTTCAGGAGAAGTACAAGGGCAAGAAGGATCAGCTCTCTCGTGAGGCGATGAGCCGCGAGACGATGGCGCTCTACAAGAAGCACGGCACGACGCCAGTCTCGAGCTGTCTTCCGCTGCTCGTGCAGATGCCTGTGTTCTTTGCGCTGTTCAGCGTCCTCAACGACGTGTCGAAGCACGCGAAGGCCGGCACGGGTGGCGTAGGGCTCCTCACTCCCGAGCTCACGCAGGAGTTCTACAACGCCAAGCTCTTCGGCGTCGCCTCGCTCCACGAGTCCCTCGTCGGCGCCTGGCAGACCCAGGCTCCCGGCTGGCAGGCGACGGTCGCCATCCTCCTGACTCTCGTCGTCCTGATGATCGCGTCGCAGTTCTTCACGCAGCTCCAGATCATCTCGAAGAACCTCTCCCCCGAGGCCAAGACCGGCCAGGCGTACCAGATGCAGAAGGTCATGCTCTATGTGCTGCCCTTCGCCTTCGTCTTCTCTGGCGTCTTCTTCCCGCTCGGCGTCGTCATCTACTGGTTCGTTTCGAACCTCTGGACCATGGGCCAGCAGTTCCTCGTCATCCGTGAGATGCCGACTCCCGGCTCCGAGGCCGCGAAGGCTCGTGAGGAGCGACTGGCGCGCAAGGGCAAGGCGATCGATTCGTCGGGCAAGGTCGTCCCGATCGAGAAGTACCAGGCCGAGCAGCAGCGCCTCCTCGAAGAGGCCGAGCGTGCCCGGGCCGCCGCCCCCAAGCGTCAGCAGCCGGTGAGTAAGCAGCGCGCCAAGAAGCAGGGGCAGAAGGGCGGCTCGCCGACCGCCGGCCCGGGCGGCCCTGCCTCCGGCGGCGCATCGGGCAAACAGCCCGGTACTGCCAACACATGA
- the rnpA gene encoding ribonuclease P protein component: MLARPNRLTRGAEYKAVVRRGRRCAAAHTVTYVVTTADERAARFGFIVSKQVGSAVVRNTVRRRLKAVCREALVDVRPGADVVIRALPSAATADFSELRDEVQNCLTRRAAA, encoded by the coding sequence GTGCTGGCACGGCCGAACCGACTCACCCGCGGAGCGGAGTACAAGGCCGTCGTCCGTCGGGGTCGTCGTTGTGCGGCCGCGCATACCGTCACCTACGTCGTGACGACCGCCGATGAGCGAGCCGCCCGGTTCGGTTTCATCGTCAGCAAGCAAGTCGGATCAGCCGTCGTGCGCAACACTGTGCGCCGACGGCTGAAGGCTGTGTGCCGCGAGGCGCTCGTCGACGTCCGGCCCGGTGCAGATGTCGTGATCCGCGCGCTTCCTTCTGCGGCGACCGCGGACTTCTCCGAGCTGCGAGACGAAGTGCAGAACTGCCTCACCCGGAGAGCGGCCGCATGA
- a CDS encoding YciI family protein has product MRWMLIMNVEPEAAARAAQELDLAEMFAVMGQYNDDLQKAGVFLSAEGLADAGEGFRVDFSSQPPVVTDGPYAEAREVFTGYWILEVTSREEAEHWARRCPLGPGTSLEVRRINELADFAPEVEEGERLRLAKQQEWQAATS; this is encoded by the coding sequence ATGCGCTGGATGCTGATCATGAACGTCGAGCCCGAGGCCGCGGCACGCGCCGCCCAGGAGCTCGACCTGGCCGAGATGTTCGCGGTCATGGGGCAGTACAACGACGACCTGCAGAAGGCCGGCGTCTTCCTGTCCGCCGAGGGACTCGCCGATGCCGGCGAGGGATTCCGGGTCGACTTCAGCTCGCAGCCGCCGGTCGTGACCGACGGCCCGTACGCCGAGGCGCGCGAGGTCTTCACCGGCTACTGGATCCTCGAGGTCACGAGCCGCGAAGAGGCCGAGCACTGGGCACGGCGCTGCCCGCTGGGCCCCGGCACCTCGCTCGAGGTGCGCCGCATCAACGAGCTCGCGGACTTCGCCCCCGAGGTAGAGGAGGGCGAGCGCCTGCGCCTCGCGAAGCAGCAGGAATGGCAGGCCGCCACCAGTTGA
- the rsmG gene encoding 16S rRNA (guanine(527)-N(7))-methyltransferase RsmG, which produces MTDFQAEPAAAAEIFGDRIELARRFTQALADEGEERGLIGPLEPPRLWSRHVLNSAVAAPLFSGRVADIGSGAGLPGIVLAIARPDVEWILIEPMERRVAWLTEQVASLGLDNVEVLRARAEDWKRGPILDAVTARAVSALRTLVPLTAPLVRDGGELILLKGASAANEIEAAAKPLRKFGITDARVEVIGEGLLDEPTRVVRGTVRR; this is translated from the coding sequence ATGACCGATTTCCAGGCGGAACCAGCCGCTGCGGCCGAGATCTTCGGTGACCGCATCGAGCTGGCGCGTCGCTTCACCCAGGCGCTCGCCGATGAGGGTGAAGAGCGCGGTTTGATCGGACCGCTGGAGCCTCCGCGCCTGTGGTCGCGGCATGTGCTTAACAGCGCAGTGGCTGCTCCCCTATTCTCGGGTCGGGTCGCAGACATCGGATCTGGCGCGGGATTGCCGGGCATCGTGCTGGCGATCGCTCGCCCCGACGTCGAGTGGATCCTCATCGAGCCGATGGAACGCCGTGTGGCCTGGCTCACTGAGCAGGTCGCATCGCTCGGGCTGGACAACGTCGAAGTGTTGCGCGCACGTGCCGAGGATTGGAAGCGCGGGCCGATTCTGGATGCCGTCACCGCCCGGGCCGTCAGTGCGCTTCGTACTCTCGTGCCTCTCACCGCTCCCCTCGTGCGCGATGGTGGGGAGCTGATCCTGCTGAAGGGTGCGAGCGCTGCCAACGAGATCGAGGCCGCCGCAAAGCCCCTCCGGAAGTTCGGGATCACCGACGCCCGTGTAGAGGTCATCGGCGAAGGCCTTCTTGATGAGCCGACCCGTGTCGTTCGAGGCACTGTTCGGCGCTGA
- the yidD gene encoding membrane protein insertion efficiency factor YidD: MSVLPAYAVGDGRLEASAALEAVPLIPRNLGLSLLHAYRATISHTYGDVCKYYPSCSAYAVGAVQQHGLLKGSALTAARIARCHPWAEGGIDDVPPHRRFRYDLTPHGFVVPLRKD; the protein is encoded by the coding sequence ATGAGCGTGCTTCCGGCGTATGCGGTCGGTGATGGCCGGCTCGAGGCATCCGCGGCTCTGGAAGCCGTGCCTCTGATCCCCCGCAATCTCGGACTCTCTCTTCTCCACGCCTATCGCGCGACGATCTCGCACACGTATGGAGATGTCTGCAAGTACTACCCCTCGTGCTCCGCGTACGCCGTCGGCGCAGTGCAGCAGCACGGCCTGCTGAAAGGCAGCGCACTCACCGCCGCCCGCATCGCCCGCTGTCATCCGTGGGCCGAAGGCGGCATCGATGACGTCCCGCCGCACCGGCGGTTCCGTTACGACCTGACCCCGCACGGTTTCGTCGTGCCCCTGAGAAAGGACTGA
- the trxB gene encoding thioredoxin-disulfide reductase has translation MRHVIIIGSGPAGYTAAIYAARANLEPLVIASSVEAGGELMNTTDVENFPGFPEGIQGPDLMTKMQEQAERFGAEVLYDDVVDLDISGPVKRVTLGSGAVHEAASLIYATGSAHRKIGIEGEDRLSGRGVSYCATCDGFFFRERTIAVVGGGDSAMEEATFLTKFASKVYVIHRRGELRASKIMQERAFANPKIEFVWNSEVVDILGGEAVEGVVLESTIDGSRRDLALDGVFVAIGNDPRTHLVHDKLDLTPAGTIWVDGRSSRTSQHGVFAAGDVIDPTYRQAVTAAGSGTVAALDVEHFLAALGEAGQPAPDADLIEGLPEAEPASVDAA, from the coding sequence GTGCGTCACGTCATCATCATCGGTTCCGGTCCTGCGGGCTACACGGCTGCGATCTACGCGGCACGCGCCAACCTCGAGCCGCTCGTCATCGCGAGCTCGGTCGAGGCCGGCGGTGAGCTCATGAACACGACCGATGTCGAGAACTTCCCCGGATTCCCCGAGGGCATCCAGGGTCCCGACCTCATGACCAAGATGCAGGAGCAGGCCGAGAGGTTCGGCGCCGAGGTGCTGTACGACGACGTCGTAGACCTCGACATCTCCGGCCCCGTCAAGCGCGTCACGCTCGGCAGCGGCGCAGTGCACGAGGCCGCTTCGCTCATCTACGCGACCGGTTCGGCGCACCGCAAGATCGGCATCGAGGGCGAAGACCGCCTCTCGGGCCGCGGCGTCTCGTACTGTGCGACATGCGACGGCTTCTTCTTCCGCGAGCGCACCATCGCGGTCGTCGGTGGCGGCGACTCCGCGATGGAGGAGGCCACCTTCCTCACGAAGTTCGCGTCGAAGGTCTACGTCATCCACCGTCGCGGTGAGCTGCGCGCCTCGAAGATCATGCAGGAGCGCGCCTTTGCGAACCCCAAGATCGAGTTCGTCTGGAACAGCGAGGTCGTCGACATCCTCGGCGGCGAGGCCGTCGAGGGCGTCGTGCTGGAGTCGACGATCGACGGCTCACGCCGTGATCTCGCACTCGACGGCGTCTTCGTCGCGATCGGCAACGACCCCCGCACGCACCTCGTGCACGACAAGCTCGACCTGACGCCCGCGGGCACCATCTGGGTCGACGGCCGATCCTCCCGCACCTCGCAGCACGGTGTGTTCGCCGCCGGTGACGTCATCGACCCGACCTACCGCCAGGCAGTCACCGCTGCCGGCAGCGGGACGGTCGCAGCGCTGGACGTCGAGCACTTCCTCGCCGCCCTCGGCGAGGCGGGACAGCCCGCGCCGGATGCCGACCTGATCGAGGGACTCCCCGAGGCAGAGCCGGCTTCAGTCGACGCCGCCTGA
- a CDS encoding sigma-70 family RNA polymerase sigma factor, with amino-acid sequence MTSDSGHARRAVEAVWRSESARIVAALTRHTGDFAWAEDLAQEALLEALAAWPGSGIPDNPGAWLLTVAKRRAIDGWRRRERLEQRIDVLGHDALLAEREDPVEQAGDPDRIEDDVLRLVFVACHPVLQPAARLALTLRTVAGLTTEQIARVMLLTVPTVQQRIVRAKRTLAAADVPFEIPDRAERPARLASVLQVVYLLFTEGYAPADGAHPVRVDVAREAVRLARQLAALAPNEPEVYALTALMEFQSSRFAARSDAEGLPLTLAQQDRSRWDQSAILRGRQALAKAASFDRGLGYYGLQAAVAECHAAAHSADETDWSRIVALYDALLTLSPTPVVRLNRAVAISMLEGPAPALAAVDELAPELSEFRPFHGVRAELLERLGETDAAASAFLLAASLAGNDAEAEVLRRRAAALEPTPPEIYEA; translated from the coding sequence GTGACATCGGATTCGGGCCATGCCCGGCGGGCGGTCGAGGCCGTGTGGCGCAGCGAGTCGGCCCGGATCGTGGCGGCGCTCACCCGGCATACGGGCGACTTCGCGTGGGCCGAGGACCTCGCTCAGGAAGCGCTGCTCGAAGCCCTCGCCGCATGGCCGGGCTCCGGCATCCCGGACAATCCCGGTGCCTGGCTCCTGACGGTCGCCAAGCGGCGCGCCATCGATGGATGGCGGCGCCGCGAGCGGCTCGAACAGCGCATCGACGTCCTGGGGCACGATGCTCTGCTCGCAGAGCGGGAGGATCCCGTCGAGCAGGCGGGCGACCCCGACCGCATCGAGGACGACGTGCTCAGGCTCGTCTTCGTCGCCTGCCATCCCGTGCTGCAGCCCGCCGCGCGACTCGCCCTGACCCTGCGGACCGTCGCCGGCCTGACGACCGAGCAGATCGCCCGCGTCATGCTTCTCACGGTGCCGACCGTCCAGCAGCGGATCGTCAGGGCCAAGCGGACCCTTGCAGCGGCCGACGTGCCGTTCGAGATCCCCGACCGCGCCGAGCGGCCGGCGCGGCTCGCGTCGGTGCTGCAGGTCGTCTACCTGCTCTTCACCGAGGGCTACGCCCCGGCGGACGGCGCGCACCCCGTCCGGGTCGACGTGGCGCGCGAGGCCGTCCGGCTCGCGCGGCAGCTGGCCGCGCTCGCGCCGAACGAGCCGGAGGTGTACGCGCTGACGGCGCTCATGGAGTTCCAGTCGTCCCGGTTCGCCGCGCGGTCGGATGCCGAGGGTCTTCCACTCACTCTCGCCCAGCAGGATCGATCCCGCTGGGACCAGTCCGCCATCCTGCGGGGGCGCCAGGCCCTTGCCAAGGCGGCGTCATTCGACCGGGGTCTCGGCTACTACGGGCTGCAGGCAGCGGTGGCGGAGTGCCATGCCGCGGCCCACTCGGCTGACGAGACCGACTGGTCGCGCATCGTCGCCCTGTACGACGCGCTTCTGACCCTGTCGCCCACGCCGGTCGTGCGGCTCAACCGCGCCGTGGCCATCTCCATGCTCGAGGGTCCGGCACCGGCGCTGGCAGCGGTCGACGAGCTCGCGCCCGAGCTGTCCGAGTTCCGGCCGTTCCACGGCGTGCGCGCCGAGCTGCTCGAACGCTTGGGAGAGACGGATGCCGCGGCGTCCGCCTTCCTCCTCGCGGCGTCGCTCGCCGGTAACGACGCCGAGGCGGAGGTGCTGCGCCGCCGCGCCGCCGCGCTCGAGCCGACCCCGCCCGAGATCTACGAGGCGTAA
- a CDS encoding tryptophan synthase subunit alpha — MRNGEARRHPRRRASLELLRAEAADELAVLVHERLRAGEDPWDFMEDLPSVDELVVFTLRAENIAADGGARPNAARHYRVLRQIALDYPPLTRAVWRLLGDANTHRRWDAVVRADAS; from the coding sequence TTGAGAAATGGCGAAGCACGACGACACCCCCGCCGGAGGGCAAGTCTGGAGCTGCTGCGGGCAGAGGCGGCTGATGAGCTCGCCGTGCTCGTCCACGAGCGACTGCGTGCCGGTGAAGACCCCTGGGACTTCATGGAGGACCTTCCCTCGGTCGACGAGCTCGTCGTCTTCACGCTCCGCGCAGAGAACATCGCCGCCGACGGCGGTGCTCGGCCGAACGCCGCGCGGCACTACCGGGTCCTCCGCCAGATCGCCCTCGACTATCCGCCGCTGACCCGCGCTGTCTGGCGCCTGCTCGGTGACGCCAACACGCACCGCCGCTGGGATGCGGTGGTGCGTGCCGACGCCTCGTAG
- the trxA gene encoding thioredoxin — protein MTAKATSSSTWNEDVLQAEGPVLVDFWAEWCGPCRMVSPILDQIQTENPEKLTILKLNVDENPDLAMKYQITSIPAMKVFSKGQVETTIIGAKPKFALEQDLAAYLK, from the coding sequence ATGACCGCCAAGGCCACCAGCTCGAGCACGTGGAACGAGGACGTCCTCCAGGCCGAGGGCCCCGTCCTCGTGGACTTCTGGGCAGAGTGGTGCGGACCGTGTCGCATGGTCTCGCCGATCCTCGACCAGATCCAGACCGAGAACCCCGAGAAGCTCACGATCCTCAAGCTCAACGTCGATGAGAACCCCGACCTCGCCATGAAGTACCAGATCACGTCGATCCCGGCGATGAAGGTCTTCTCCAAGGGCCAGGTCGAGACGACGATCATCGGCGCCAAGCCCAAGTTCGCGCTCGAGCAGGACCTCGCGGCCTACCTCAAGTAA
- a CDS encoding R3H domain-containing nucleic acid-binding protein — MTTTDPIESVAPERTTATVEQLEQEGDIAADYIEALLDIADIDGDLALDVRAGRAYVSIEAEDDSSLALISAPDTVQALQELTRIAVQNQTGRFSRLILDIAGSRNTREQELVELVDRAIARLDDGATQASLPAMSSYERKLVHDIVADRGFVSESYGEGADRHTVIRRG; from the coding sequence ATGACCACCACCGATCCCATCGAATCCGTCGCTCCCGAGCGCACCACCGCCACGGTGGAGCAGCTCGAGCAGGAAGGCGACATCGCCGCGGACTACATCGAAGCGCTGCTCGACATCGCCGACATCGACGGCGATCTCGCTCTCGATGTGCGCGCCGGCCGCGCCTATGTGTCCATCGAGGCCGAGGACGACAGTTCGCTCGCCCTCATCTCGGCTCCCGACACCGTTCAGGCGCTGCAGGAGCTCACCCGCATCGCGGTGCAGAATCAGACGGGTCGGTTCTCTCGCCTGATCCTCGACATCGCCGGCTCGCGCAACACGCGCGAGCAGGAGCTCGTCGAGCTCGTGGACCGGGCCATCGCCCGGCTCGACGACGGAGCGACGCAGGCATCGCTTCCCGCGATGTCGAGCTACGAGCGCAAGCTGGTGCACGACATCGTCGCCGATCGCGGCTTCGTGTCGGAGTCGTACGGTGAGGGCGCGGACCGCCACACCGTGATCCGCCGCGGCTGA
- a CDS encoding ParB/RepB/Spo0J family partition protein, with the protein MAKRTGLGRGIGALIPTSEATETRPVDVLFPRGTATATALAERDEDAERAGDAELAEPELTTEDLIEVPGARLVHIDPHSIVPNPRQPRTHFNPEDLAELVHSVREFGVLQPVVVRDTGEGTYELIMGERRTRAAREAGLTSIPAVIRDTADEHLLRDALLENLHRSELNPLEEASAYQQLLEDFGITQEELASRIGRSRPQISNTIRLLKLPVPVQQRVAAGVLTAGHARAILSLDTPEAMQRLADKIVNEDLSVRAAEAAAKGPDAWGKRPVRPQAGSRRGQLDEVAERLGDRLNTRVKISLTPRKGQISIDFATVEDLNRILAELGDTGYAS; encoded by the coding sequence ATGGCCAAGAGAACCGGTCTGGGCCGAGGCATCGGAGCCCTCATCCCCACGAGCGAGGCGACCGAGACGCGCCCCGTGGACGTGCTCTTCCCCCGCGGCACCGCGACAGCCACCGCCCTCGCCGAGCGCGACGAAGACGCCGAGCGCGCCGGAGACGCCGAGTTGGCCGAGCCCGAGCTGACGACCGAAGACCTCATCGAGGTCCCGGGCGCGCGGCTCGTCCACATCGACCCGCACTCCATCGTCCCCAACCCGCGGCAGCCGCGCACGCACTTCAACCCCGAAGACCTAGCCGAGCTCGTCCACAGCGTCCGCGAGTTCGGCGTTCTCCAGCCCGTCGTCGTCCGCGACACGGGGGAGGGCACGTACGAGCTGATCATGGGCGAGCGCCGCACGCGCGCCGCTCGCGAGGCCGGACTCACGTCCATCCCGGCGGTCATCCGCGATACGGCCGACGAGCACCTCCTGCGCGATGCGCTCCTCGAGAATTTGCACCGCAGCGAGCTCAACCCGCTCGAAGAAGCGTCGGCGTATCAGCAGCTCCTCGAAGACTTCGGGATCACGCAGGAAGAGCTCGCCAGCCGCATCGGTCGCTCGCGCCCGCAGATAAGCAACACGATCCGCCTGCTCAAGCTGCCGGTGCCGGTGCAGCAGCGAGTCGCCGCCGGGGTTCTCACCGCGGGCCATGCTCGTGCGATCCTGTCGCTCGACACTCCTGAGGCCATGCAGCGCCTCGCGGACAAAATCGTCAACGAGGACCTCTCGGTCCGCGCGGCCGAGGCTGCCGCGAAGGGGCCGGATGCCTGGGGCAAGCGCCCCGTCAGGCCTCAGGCCGGCTCGCGCCGGGGTCAGCTCGACGAAGTCGCCGAGCGCCTGGGCGACCGCCTCAACACGCGCGTGAAGATCTCACTCACCCCCCGAAAAGGCCAGATCAGCATAGATTTCGCCACGGTCGAGGATCTGAACCGCATCCTCGCGGAGCTCGGCGACACCGGTTACGCCTCGTAG
- a CDS encoding ParA family protein, producing MKQPENAGAAASFSLDDTPLARELADLTARRRALDSVDIRLSGRTRVLTVSNQKGGVGKTTTTVNIAAALASVGARVLVIDLDPQGNASTALGVPHTADIPSVYDVLIDEFPLADIVQTSPESPNLLCAPSTIHLAGAEIELVSQVAREHRLRTALDEYLANLDERLDFVLIDCPPSLGLLTINAFTAAHELFIPIQCEYYALEGLSQLLGTVRMIQKHLNPRLHLSTIILTMYDGRTRLAQQVADEVRQHFAKEVLETVIPRSVRVSEAPSFGQTVIAYDGQSAGAVAYREAAVELIKRDTARDTAAESEGHS from the coding sequence GTGAAACAGCCCGAGAACGCTGGGGCCGCGGCATCCTTCTCGCTCGACGACACGCCCCTCGCTCGGGAACTCGCAGACCTCACAGCGCGTCGACGTGCACTGGACTCCGTCGATATCCGGTTGAGTGGTCGCACCCGTGTTCTCACGGTGTCGAACCAGAAGGGCGGCGTCGGCAAGACGACGACGACCGTCAACATCGCCGCCGCGCTGGCATCGGTGGGGGCGCGGGTGCTCGTCATCGATCTCGATCCGCAGGGCAACGCCTCGACAGCTCTGGGGGTGCCGCACACGGCTGACATCCCGTCGGTATACGACGTGCTCATCGATGAGTTCCCGCTCGCCGATATCGTGCAGACGAGCCCGGAGTCGCCGAATCTGCTGTGCGCACCCAGCACGATCCACCTTGCCGGCGCTGAAATCGAGCTCGTCTCGCAGGTCGCCCGCGAGCATCGCCTTCGCACCGCACTCGACGAATACCTCGCGAACCTCGACGAGCGCCTCGACTTCGTGCTCATCGACTGCCCGCCGTCGCTCGGACTGCTCACTATCAACGCCTTCACGGCGGCGCACGAGCTCTTCATCCCGATCCAGTGCGAGTACTACGCCCTCGAGGGGCTCAGCCAGCTGCTCGGCACTGTGCGCATGATCCAAAAGCATCTGAACCCGCGGCTGCACCTCTCGACGATCATCCTCACGATGTACGACGGGCGTACACGCCTCGCCCAGCAGGTGGCCGACGAGGTCCGTCAGCACTTTGCCAAGGAGGTGCTGGAGACCGTGATTCCGCGATCGGTGCGCGTGTCGGAGGCACCGAGCTTCGGGCAGACGGTGATCGCCTACGATGGGCAGTCGGCCGGAGCCGTCGCCTATCGCGAGGCCGCGGTCGAACTGATCAAGCGCGACACAGCACGCGACACAGCAGCAGAAAGCGAAGGGCATTCCTGA
- the murJ gene encoding murein biosynthesis integral membrane protein MurJ — translation MSSIARASALIGAGTIVSRLTGLLRTIVLVAAVGAVSEAGDAFAVANQLPNNIYAIISTGLLTAVIVPQIVKVAAHPDGGQAFISKLLTLGVVALLVTTAVAIAVAPWLVTLYAPDFTPDQLALSTTFAYWCLPQIFFYGLFALLGEILNARRVFGPYTWAPIVNNLVSITGFIFFIVLFGSDQNVVDDWTLGMIALLAGTATLGIILQTVLLLFFWRRASLQLRPDFRWRGVGLNHLGRLAGWTFLMVVAGQLAGLMQSRVLSPASGTAPAQLASQNAWLIFMLPYSVIVLSIGTPYFTRLSEHAHAGRDGDVRADIGSSIRTLGLFTVLATAALAVAAVPASRIFTGSAAQAQQAALVLVCFLVSLVPLAVLFVVQRTFYAYDDTRTPFFFTLVQAALVVATALLVQATVPVDYLAAGVALGQSLASIVQVVIATWLLHRRLGGIGVGGWMLSLGRFFLAAVPAAAAGWGTFLLLGGVDGWTVSDRLLGAIGTAIIGTVAAVVYLAFLWLLRAPELAVVRPILRRVLRR, via the coding sequence GTGAGCAGCATCGCCCGCGCGAGCGCGCTCATCGGCGCGGGGACCATCGTCTCCCGCCTGACGGGCCTCCTTCGCACCATCGTCCTCGTCGCCGCCGTCGGAGCGGTGAGCGAGGCAGGCGACGCGTTCGCGGTCGCCAATCAGCTGCCGAACAACATCTACGCGATCATCTCGACGGGCCTGCTGACGGCCGTCATCGTGCCGCAGATCGTCAAGGTCGCCGCGCATCCCGACGGAGGTCAGGCCTTCATCTCGAAGCTCCTGACGCTCGGCGTCGTGGCGCTCCTCGTCACGACCGCGGTCGCGATCGCGGTGGCTCCATGGCTGGTGACGCTCTACGCACCCGACTTCACCCCCGACCAGCTGGCACTGTCGACCACGTTCGCCTACTGGTGCCTGCCGCAGATCTTCTTCTACGGGCTCTTCGCACTCCTCGGCGAGATCCTCAACGCGCGGCGCGTCTTCGGCCCCTACACGTGGGCTCCCATCGTCAACAACCTCGTGTCGATCACGGGCTTCATCTTCTTCATCGTGCTGTTCGGCTCCGACCAGAATGTCGTCGACGACTGGACGCTCGGCATGATCGCGCTCCTCGCCGGCACGGCGACGCTCGGCATCATCCTTCAGACGGTGCTGCTGCTCTTCTTCTGGCGGCGGGCGAGCCTCCAGCTGCGTCCCGACTTCCGCTGGCGCGGCGTGGGACTCAACCACCTCGGCCGGCTCGCCGGCTGGACGTTCCTGATGGTCGTGGCGGGCCAGCTCGCGGGGCTCATGCAGTCCCGGGTGCTGTCGCCGGCGTCGGGCACCGCTCCCGCTCAGCTGGCGTCGCAGAACGCATGGCTCATCTTCATGCTCCCCTATTCGGTCATCGTGCTCTCGATCGGAACGCCGTACTTCACACGCCTGAGCGAGCACGCGCATGCCGGTCGCGACGGCGACGTCCGCGCCGACATCGGCAGCAGCATCCGCACCCTCGGGCTCTTCACGGTGCTCGCCACCGCGGCGCTCGCCGTCGCGGCGGTGCCGGCATCCCGGATCTTCACGGGATCCGCTGCGCAGGCTCAGCAGGCGGCTCTGGTGCTGGTGTGCTTCCTCGTCTCGCTCGTCCCGCTCGCGGTGCTCTTCGTCGTCCAGCGAACCTTCTACGCGTACGACGACACCCGCACACCCTTCTTCTTCACGCTGGTCCAGGCGGCGCTCGTCGTGGCGACGGCGCTCCTCGTGCAGGCGACCGTGCCCGTCGACTACCTCGCCGCGGGTGTGGCGCTCGGCCAGTCGCTCGCGAGCATCGTGCAGGTCGTGATCGCGACGTGGCTCCTGCATCGCCGCCTCGGCGGCATCGGAGTGGGCGGATGGATGCTGTCGCTCGGCCGCTTCTTCCTCGCCGCCGTTCCCGCAGCCGCAGCCGGCTGGGGCACGTTCCTCCTCCTCGGCGGAGTGGACGGCTGGACGGTGTCGGACCGCCTCCTCGGCGCGATCGGCACCGCCATCATCGGCACCGTGGCCGCCGTCGTATATCTCGCGTTCCTGTGGCTCCTCCGGGCGCCCGAGCTCGCCGTCGTGCGGCCGATCCTGCGCCGCGTCCTGCGGCGCTGA